One Sulfurihydrogenibium subterraneum DSM 15120 DNA segment encodes these proteins:
- the dksA gene encoding RNA polymerase-binding protein DksA, whose protein sequence is MNHLTPQQIEELKNILIEWKNKIIEDTKQNTGEALSFEGADEMERAEAETERILTLRTLDRERKLLKKIEDTLLKIEYGVYGICESCGAEIPYERLKARPVASLCINCKVKQEEDEE, encoded by the coding sequence ATGAACCACTTAACACCACAGCAGATAGAAGAGTTAAAAAATATACTTATTGAGTGGAAAAATAAAATCATAGAAGATACGAAACAAAATACTGGAGAAGCTTTATCCTTTGAAGGTGCAGATGAAATGGAAAGAGCAGAAGCTGAAACCGAAAGAATCCTTACATTAAGGACTTTAGATAGAGAAAGAAAACTCCTTAAAAAGATAGAAGATACTCTTTTGAAAATAGAGTATGGTGTTTATGGTATATGTGAGTCTTGTGGTGCAGAGATTCCTTATGAGAGATTAAAAGCACGTCCTGTTGCATCTTTATGTATTAACTGTAAAGTTAAGCAGGAGGAAGATGAAGAATGA
- a CDS encoding SCO family protein, translating to MKKLQSLLLVFVLSALSMAYTLQGSTKGYPKPVIEVENLVNEEGKPTKLSDFKGKVVILYFGFTNCQHVCPTVSASLKRVSDALVQKGLKDKFQIVFITVDPKRDTPEVLKEYKKSHEFDTFTFLTGKEEDLKKVWKAYGIEVKEKEMEMKHGDHIMKHKMISHTPVITFIIDKNGKIVEDYKGIYLPEDKMIQDIEYLIKN from the coding sequence ATGAAGAAGCTCCAAAGTTTACTGCTTGTTTTTGTTTTATCTGCTTTATCTATGGCTTATACTTTACAGGGAAGTACAAAGGGATACCCTAAACCTGTGATTGAAGTGGAGAATCTTGTTAATGAAGAAGGTAAACCTACAAAACTTTCAGACTTTAAAGGAAAGGTTGTTATACTTTATTTTGGATTTACAAACTGTCAACACGTATGTCCTACAGTAAGTGCATCGTTAAAAAGAGTTTCTGATGCATTAGTTCAAAAAGGATTAAAAGACAAGTTTCAGATTGTTTTTATAACAGTTGACCCTAAAAGAGATACTCCAGAAGTTTTAAAAGAGTATAAAAAATCTCACGAATTTGACACCTTCACATTTTTAACAGGTAAAGAAGAAGACCTAAAAAAAGTTTGGAAAGCTTACGGTATAGAAGTCAAAGAGAAAGAAATGGAGATGAAACACGGAGACCACATTATGAAGCACAAAATGATTTCTCATACTCCTGTTATAACCTTTATAATAGACAAAAATGGTAAAATTGTTGAAGATTACAAAGGAATATACCTACCAGAAGACAAAATGATACAGGATATTGAATATCTCATAAAAAATTAG
- a CDS encoding bifunctional 3'-5' exonuclease/DNA polymerase: MVNYITQSQQLEPLKEKLKNVPFIYLDTEVAVKDFEKVDYFNDRVRLIQIGTEEDIFVIDAFKVEKEALTDFLKEVLESKGIVGHNLKFDLKFLATNFNVYPKVVFDTFIASKILAKGDNSQKHSLSAVAMRLTDEEVDKSFQTSPWWIENLTKEQIEYAVKDIEVLRSIFKEQVVRLNEEQSNLKSSGDTYKVFGVKNGTAALEMAFLPCLVSIELSGIPIDEPELISQIKKSKTNFQNLYIEFKRKYSVDPFSPQQVANFLTKKLGLKLPKTEKGSFSSQDVHLKPYEDRPEVKNLLSLRYEKKTLDKLEELSKYVKNSRIYGEFKQIGASTGRMSSYKPNLQNIPKNLKSIFRASDGYLFIIADYSQIELRIAAEYTKDENMINAFKEKKDLHKLTASVITGKDYQDITKEERNLAKAINFGLIYGISPKSLVEYAKNNYNINITLSQAKTFHENFFNFYPKFKEWHEKVKNYLEKHKFIQVETLLGRKLIAYKFTDAVNYPIQGTGSDLLKMAVVLFYKSLSDLDAKVVNLVHDEIVVEVKQEDVDKVKEILSKSMEKAGKYLLKEVPVEFEINVSKSWSKE; encoded by the coding sequence ATGGTTAACTATATAACACAGTCTCAACAGCTTGAGCCATTAAAAGAAAAATTAAAAAACGTTCCTTTCATTTACTTAGATACTGAAGTAGCTGTAAAAGACTTTGAAAAGGTAGATTATTTTAACGATAGAGTAAGACTTATCCAGATAGGAACAGAAGAAGACATCTTTGTTATAGATGCTTTTAAAGTAGAAAAAGAAGCTCTTACAGATTTTTTAAAAGAAGTTTTAGAAAGTAAAGGTATTGTAGGGCATAATCTTAAGTTTGATTTAAAGTTTTTAGCAACTAATTTTAACGTGTATCCTAAAGTTGTATTTGATACATTTATAGCCTCTAAAATCCTTGCTAAAGGAGATAACTCTCAAAAACATTCCCTTTCTGCAGTAGCAATGAGATTAACAGATGAAGAAGTAGATAAATCTTTTCAAACTTCACCTTGGTGGATAGAAAACCTAACAAAAGAACAGATAGAATACGCAGTAAAAGATATAGAAGTTTTAAGGTCAATTTTTAAAGAACAAGTCGTAAGACTTAATGAGGAACAATCTAATTTAAAATCCTCAGGAGACACTTATAAAGTCTTTGGAGTAAAAAATGGGACAGCAGCTTTAGAAATGGCTTTTTTACCATGTTTAGTATCGATAGAGCTGTCAGGAATACCAATAGATGAACCAGAGCTAATCAGTCAGATAAAAAAGTCTAAAACTAATTTTCAAAACCTTTACATAGAATTTAAAAGAAAGTATTCAGTAGACCCCTTTTCTCCACAGCAAGTAGCAAACTTTTTAACAAAAAAGTTAGGCTTAAAACTACCTAAAACAGAAAAAGGCTCTTTCTCATCTCAAGATGTACACTTAAAACCTTACGAAGATAGACCAGAAGTAAAAAATCTTCTTTCTTTAAGATATGAGAAAAAAACCCTTGATAAGTTAGAAGAACTTTCTAAGTATGTTAAAAACTCAAGAATTTACGGAGAGTTTAAACAGATAGGTGCTTCAACTGGTAGAATGTCCTCTTATAAACCAAATCTTCAAAACATACCAAAAAATTTAAAAAGCATTTTCAGAGCATCTGATGGATACTTATTTATAATTGCAGACTACTCTCAGATAGAGCTTAGAATAGCGGCAGAGTATACAAAAGACGAAAATATGATAAACGCATTTAAAGAAAAGAAAGACCTTCACAAACTTACAGCTTCCGTAATCACAGGGAAAGATTATCAAGATATAACGAAAGAAGAGAGGAATCTTGCAAAAGCTATAAACTTTGGACTTATCTACGGGATATCTCCAAAATCATTGGTAGAGTATGCAAAAAACAACTACAATATAAATATAACACTTTCTCAAGCAAAAACTTTCCACGAAAACTTTTTTAATTTTTATCCAAAATTTAAAGAGTGGCACGAAAAAGTTAAAAATTACTTAGAAAAACACAAGTTTATTCAGGTTGAAACACTACTTGGAAGAAAACTTATAGCTTATAAATTTACAGACGCAGTAAACTACCCTATACAAGGGACTGGAAGTGATTTACTTAAAATGGCAGTAGTATTATTTTACAAGAGTTTATCAGACTTAGACGCAAAGGTTGTCAATCTCGTTCACGACGAGATAGTTGTTGAAGTAAAACAAGAAGATGTAGACAAAGTTAAAGAAATACTCTCTAAATCTATGGAAAAGGCAGGAAAGTATTTACTAAAAGAAGTTCCAGTTGAGTTCGAGATAAATGTATCAAAATCTTGGAGTAAAGAGTAG
- a CDS encoding transporter — protein sequence MNKKLISGFLVILTLSINAFAGKKALIWDDTETLGTGNYQNENYFFYKKHTDESDGSYIFNFTYGYNDKTDLALNIPFGYLKNYENAYSDISDPFVEVKYRFFEKDGLKFAIKPFLGIPVKKDSDFSEHHLSYGITLVSQADFERLTFYANTSFMVHKNRISGQNEFFQSISAEYYLTDALSVITTFYLSSYDKTEKGGLIGIGYSKGKVEIGIGLGKIFNPDNNYSFYGGITFKFF from the coding sequence ATGAATAAAAAATTAATATCAGGGTTTCTAGTTATTTTAACTCTATCTATAAATGCTTTTGCAGGTAAAAAAGCTTTAATATGGGATGACACGGAAACCCTTGGAACAGGCAACTATCAAAATGAAAACTACTTCTTTTATAAGAAACATACGGATGAATCAGATGGTAGCTACATATTTAACTTTACTTACGGCTACAACGACAAAACAGACTTGGCTTTAAATATACCTTTTGGATATTTAAAAAACTATGAAAACGCATACTCTGACATATCTGACCCGTTTGTAGAAGTTAAATACAGATTTTTCGAAAAAGATGGATTAAAATTTGCAATAAAACCTTTTTTAGGTATTCCTGTAAAGAAAGACAGTGATTTTAGCGAACATCACCTTAGCTATGGTATAACTCTCGTATCTCAAGCAGATTTTGAAAGATTAACTTTCTACGCTAATACGTCTTTTATGGTACATAAAAATAGAATATCGGGGCAGAATGAGTTTTTTCAATCTATTTCCGCAGAATACTACTTAACAGATGCTTTAAGTGTAATTACAACTTTCTACCTAAGTTCCTATGATAAAACAGAAAAAGGTGGATTGATAGGAATAGGATATAGTAAAGGAAAAGTAGAAATTGGTATAGGGTTAGGAAAGATTTTTAATCCAGATAATAATTACTCATTTTACGGTGGAATAACTTTTAAATTTTTCTAA
- a CDS encoding nicotinamidase, whose protein sequence is MKVKITDKDALIVVDMQNDFMPYGVLPVKDADKIVPTINSYIELFEKKLNPVFFTRDWHPENHISFKGFGGIWPAHCVQNTEGAKLHPDLKIPSDNKFIISKGISPDFDAYSGFQGTNLHSLLQERGIKRIFVCGVATDFCVKNTVIGGLNLGYQVFILTDAVKAVFPEKEQDIIKDLLEKTATALTLEDIDG, encoded by the coding sequence ATGAAAGTAAAGATAACAGACAAAGATGCTTTAATAGTGGTTGATATGCAAAACGATTTTATGCCTTATGGCGTTCTTCCTGTAAAAGATGCTGATAAGATAGTACCTACTATAAACAGTTATATAGAGCTTTTTGAAAAAAAATTAAACCCTGTTTTCTTTACAAGGGACTGGCATCCGGAAAATCACATATCTTTTAAAGGTTTTGGTGGTATCTGGCCTGCCCATTGCGTTCAAAACACAGAAGGTGCAAAATTACATCCAGATTTAAAAATACCTTCTGACAATAAATTTATAATTTCAAAAGGGATAAGTCCAGATTTTGACGCATACTCTGGATTTCAAGGTACAAATCTGCACTCTCTACTACAAGAAAGGGGTATAAAAAGAATTTTTGTTTGTGGTGTTGCAACTGATTTTTGTGTTAAAAATACTGTAATCGGCGGTTTAAACTTAGGTTATCAAGTTTTTATATTAACTGATGCAGTAAAAGCAGTATTCCCAGAAAAAGAGCAGGATATTATTAAAGACCTTTTAGAAAAAACTGCTACGGCTTTAACTTTAGAAGACATAGATGGTTAA
- a CDS encoding TolC family protein, translating to MQYVIFILIFFVFAKAETFDEIVSRIDNNPYILSNKSLVESYEGEVIKAKSFSNPEGYIQFGRLVGGNSSATITEFYISQPLKLYNQRRYNIESAVSEKLYQSLQFESLKRKYLSVLYQSFYEALYNKELLKIAENEANLSKEIFNFTEKVYKLGEASKLDLLKAQREYQLSVSKLNQQKLLYLESLKCLSSLVGYEIKDVEGDFYHVRDIKEIDFLSLPEVKSFDEKIRSLQALEKYYKALSYPQISVGVIAKEYSNNKYESGLVVNFTLPVFYRNLGEIVSVKSQKVSYTSLKDYTVNSLKIKYSSILESYKSDLDLISQLNESIETAKNELNLAEKSYKLKTISLFEFFNTKTLYFETLKYKLEIYKNLHQLYSKYLEIGGSL from the coding sequence ATGCAGTATGTTATTTTTATACTAATATTTTTTGTATTTGCCAAAGCAGAGACTTTTGATGAAATTGTAAGCAGAATTGATAACAATCCTTACATATTAAGCAACAAAAGTTTAGTTGAGTCTTACGAAGGAGAAGTCATAAAGGCAAAATCTTTTTCTAATCCAGAAGGATACATACAGTTTGGAAGACTTGTAGGAGGAAACTCTTCTGCTACAATTACAGAGTTTTACATATCACAACCCCTAAAACTTTACAATCAGAGAAGGTATAACATAGAATCTGCTGTAAGTGAGAAGCTGTATCAGTCTTTACAGTTTGAGTCTCTTAAAAGAAAGTATTTATCAGTATTATATCAATCATTCTATGAAGCACTCTATAACAAAGAGCTTTTAAAAATAGCCGAAAATGAGGCTAACTTGTCTAAAGAGATTTTTAACTTTACAGAAAAAGTTTATAAGTTAGGAGAAGCTTCTAAACTTGATTTACTTAAAGCTCAAAGGGAATATCAGCTTTCAGTCTCAAAGTTAAATCAGCAAAAATTACTTTACCTTGAAAGTCTTAAATGTTTGTCTTCTTTGGTTGGGTATGAAATTAAAGACGTAGAAGGAGATTTTTATCATGTTAGAGATATCAAAGAAATAGACTTTTTATCCCTTCCAGAAGTTAAAAGCTTTGATGAGAAGATAAGGTCTCTACAAGCTTTAGAAAAGTATTATAAAGCATTGTCTTATCCACAGATCAGCGTAGGAGTAATAGCTAAAGAATACTCTAATAACAAGTATGAAAGTGGCTTAGTGGTTAACTTTACACTGCCTGTCTTTTACAGAAACCTTGGTGAGATAGTGTCTGTAAAAAGTCAAAAAGTAAGCTATACTTCTTTAAAGGATTACACAGTAAACAGTTTAAAAATTAAGTATTCATCTATTTTAGAAAGCTACAAATCTGACCTTGATTTAATCTCCCAGCTTAACGAGAGTATTGAGACTGCTAAAAACGAGTTAAACTTAGCAGAAAAAAGTTATAAGTTAAAAACAATCTCTCTTTTTGAATTTTTCAATACAAAAACCCTTTATTTTGAGACTTTAAAATATAAGCTGGAAATCTACAAAAACTTACATCAGCTGTACAGTAAATACTTAGAAATAGGAGGTTCATTATGA
- a CDS encoding efflux RND transporter periplasmic adaptor subunit: MKKALLLIALLFSFSFSQEVVVSKDKAEKLGIKTVVAKYKEYSLTKTYPAVVNEDPTLSYSVSSSVDGIVENLYVKQGDLVKKGQVLLTLYSPKIVDIQANIEMAKVKVDTARQVLDREEMLYKEEVIPYVRYYNAKIEYQKAVGELNALRKILSSYGEIKGNSVILRSKINGFIADLKAIKGSPVNVGQEIMYIHSHERLWVIAQLPFQDAQNLKLGQKVYIKTPTGKKVEGILTYINHEIDPKTRRNDVRIVVNNVGDLLKPNLFVDVEIPVSSVKGLVIPSSSVFKENGKDYCFVRVGDKFVLREVQIGSRDDKETVILSGIKEGEEVVYSGVIFLRSSVFGGGGE; the protein is encoded by the coding sequence ATGAAAAAGGCACTTTTATTAATTGCATTGCTATTTTCTTTTAGCTTTTCTCAAGAAGTTGTTGTAAGTAAAGATAAAGCTGAAAAACTTGGCATAAAAACTGTAGTTGCAAAGTATAAAGAATATTCTTTAACTAAAACCTACCCAGCTGTAGTAAACGAAGACCCAACACTTTCTTACAGCGTATCTTCAAGTGTGGATGGTATTGTTGAAAATTTATACGTAAAGCAGGGAGACCTTGTTAAAAAAGGTCAAGTTTTGCTTACTTTATACTCTCCAAAGATAGTAGATATTCAGGCAAACATAGAGATGGCAAAAGTCAAAGTAGATACTGCAAGACAAGTTTTAGACAGAGAAGAGATGCTTTATAAAGAAGAGGTTATTCCATACGTTAGGTATTACAACGCAAAAATAGAGTATCAAAAAGCTGTGGGAGAGTTAAACGCTTTGAGAAAAATACTGTCTTCTTACGGAGAGATTAAGGGAAATTCTGTCATTTTAAGGAGTAAAATAAATGGTTTTATAGCTGATTTAAAAGCTATAAAAGGAAGTCCTGTAAATGTAGGTCAGGAGATAATGTATATCCATTCCCACGAAAGACTTTGGGTTATAGCTCAGCTTCCTTTCCAAGATGCTCAAAATCTTAAATTAGGACAGAAAGTTTATATTAAAACGCCTACTGGGAAAAAGGTTGAAGGAATCCTTACTTACATAAACCACGAAATAGACCCTAAAACAAGAAGAAACGACGTTAGAATAGTAGTTAACAATGTAGGAGATTTATTGAAACCAAATCTCTTTGTAGATGTTGAAATTCCTGTTTCTTCTGTAAAAGGATTAGTTATACCTTCTTCTTCTGTGTTTAAAGAAAATGGTAAAGATTACTGTTTTGTAAGGGTGGGAGATAAATTTGTTTTAAGGGAAGTTCAGATAGGTAGTAGAGACGATAAAGAAACAGTTATTCTGTCTGGAATAAAAGAAGGTGAGGAAGTTGTTTACAGTGGAGTTATTTTCTTAAGGTCTTCTGTGTTTGGAGGTGGTGGAGAATGA
- a CDS encoding efflux RND transporter permease subunit translates to MIDLLLRYRIFVLFLLVLIVSFGFYSYKTLPIDTFPDPTPVQVNIYTEAPGLSAEEVESLITKKIETVMSGIKDVSTVRSVSLPGLSYISVFFKDGTDIYFARRLVMEKLSDAKSQIPSQYNPVMGPNSSGLGNVLIYALTSKDKPLTDLRTIQEWKIKPLIKSVDGVEEISQWGPEKAFLVKIYPDKLLSYGLSFNDVSDAVEKYGIVTPGGFSKTPQGDLIVRAVNYITSVEDIKNIAIKTENGSYLKLSDVADVEEGEIPNRRGAFTLNGQEVQGNIILKRVNVNTKELVDRLYKQFEEIKKILPKDVDIKILYDQSYLTQKAVSTVEKALVEGIILVSIAMIFYLGSVRSAILVVLSIPITLLMAFIFMKEIGLSGNLMSLSGLAIGIGLFADATVVVVENTFRHMFHGKEASKLEVIKNSVKEVFKPVAFAILIITVVFIPIFSFESVEGKYYKPLALTIIFALVSSLIVAFVFMPALSYYFLSKPKSEETKAMEILNKVYHKILNKTLKHGKTVLISVVIVFLFSLFLFTRIGTEFAPTLNEGSVLVKSFLNPNVSLDEAKRVASIVEQTAKDFPEVENAFSNIGRAEKGEPEEVNYIETFIILKPYEEWKNFKKREEFENILREKLKDIPGVSFGFTQPIQMRIDELLSGVKSTVAIKVFGDDLEKVNQIGHKIEEIVKNTKGSVDVETEAQSGKLQLKITPKKEVLAKYNIKPEELLSIVGRYFTGYEANYLKQGLITFPIILRLPQDTINSIEKLSQIPITTKDGYLLSLSELADIEITEGFFKIRHENGLRYALVQSNLEGRDLGGFIQELKLKIEKEVKLPQGYFIQFSGQFENQERAMKKLSIIIPIVILLIFMILYLNYNSIKDALIVILNVPFATIGGIISLYLSGFNLSVPAAIGFIAVFGIATLNGVVLISYIRQLIAEGRNIDDAINLATKLRLRPILITATAASLGLLPILFSGDIGSETQKPIAIVVIGGIFTSTMLTLLILPVVYRMFNRG, encoded by the coding sequence ATGATAGACTTATTGTTAAGATACAGAATTTTTGTTTTATTTTTGCTTGTTTTAATAGTTTCTTTTGGATTTTACTCTTATAAAACCCTTCCTATAGATACTTTTCCAGACCCTACGCCTGTTCAAGTAAACATATACACAGAAGCTCCAGGACTGTCTGCAGAAGAAGTAGAATCACTCATAACAAAGAAGATAGAAACAGTAATGTCAGGAATTAAAGACGTAAGTACAGTTAGAAGTGTTTCACTGCCTGGGCTGTCTTACATATCCGTATTTTTTAAAGATGGGACAGATATTTACTTTGCAAGAAGGTTGGTTATGGAGAAGCTCTCTGATGCAAAATCCCAAATACCTTCCCAGTATAATCCTGTTATGGGACCAAACAGCTCAGGACTTGGAAATGTTCTGATATACGCATTAACTTCAAAAGATAAACCTTTAACAGATTTAAGGACTATTCAGGAATGGAAAATAAAACCACTTATAAAGTCTGTTGACGGAGTAGAAGAAATAAGCCAGTGGGGTCCAGAAAAAGCTTTTTTAGTGAAGATATATCCTGATAAACTTTTATCTTATGGACTTTCTTTTAATGATGTAAGCGATGCAGTTGAAAAATATGGAATAGTAACTCCTGGAGGATTTTCAAAAACACCTCAAGGAGATTTGATAGTTAGAGCTGTAAATTACATCACTTCTGTGGAAGATATAAAAAACATAGCTATTAAAACAGAAAACGGCTCTTATCTTAAACTTTCAGACGTGGCAGATGTTGAAGAAGGAGAGATTCCAAACAGAAGAGGAGCTTTTACACTAAATGGTCAAGAAGTCCAAGGTAATATAATCTTAAAAAGGGTTAACGTAAATACAAAAGAGCTTGTTGACAGGCTTTACAAACAGTTTGAAGAAATTAAAAAAATCCTTCCTAAAGATGTTGATATAAAAATTCTGTACGACCAGTCTTATCTTACACAAAAAGCTGTTTCAACGGTAGAAAAAGCGTTAGTTGAAGGTATAATCTTAGTATCCATTGCTATGATTTTTTACCTTGGAAGTGTAAGGTCGGCTATTTTAGTTGTTTTGTCTATTCCAATTACTCTTTTAATGGCGTTTATATTTATGAAAGAAATTGGACTTTCTGGAAATCTTATGTCTTTATCAGGACTTGCAATAGGAATAGGACTTTTTGCTGATGCAACAGTTGTTGTAGTAGAAAACACATTCAGACATATGTTTCACGGCAAAGAAGCATCAAAGTTAGAGGTTATAAAAAATTCTGTTAAAGAAGTTTTCAAACCCGTTGCTTTTGCAATATTGATTATAACAGTTGTCTTTATACCTATATTTAGTTTTGAGTCAGTTGAAGGTAAGTATTACAAGCCCCTTGCCCTTACAATTATATTTGCCCTTGTATCTTCTTTAATAGTTGCTTTTGTGTTTATGCCTGCTTTATCCTACTACTTTTTAAGTAAACCAAAATCAGAAGAAACAAAAGCGATGGAAATTTTAAACAAAGTTTACCACAAAATACTTAACAAAACTTTAAAACATGGTAAAACCGTTCTTATTTCTGTTGTTATTGTTTTTTTATTCTCTCTATTCCTTTTTACACGAATAGGTACAGAGTTTGCACCAACTTTAAATGAAGGGTCTGTTTTAGTAAAAAGTTTTCTAAATCCTAATGTAAGTCTTGATGAAGCAAAAAGAGTTGCAAGTATAGTTGAACAAACTGCAAAAGATTTTCCAGAAGTAGAAAATGCCTTTTCTAACATTGGTAGAGCTGAAAAAGGAGAGCCTGAAGAGGTAAATTATATAGAAACATTTATTATTTTAAAACCTTACGAAGAATGGAAAAACTTCAAAAAAAGAGAAGAGTTTGAAAACATTTTAAGGGAAAAGTTAAAAGACATTCCTGGAGTTAGCTTTGGATTTACACAGCCTATTCAGATGAGGATAGATGAGCTCTTATCAGGAGTAAAGTCAACTGTTGCTATAAAAGTTTTTGGAGATGACCTTGAAAAAGTAAATCAAATAGGACACAAAATAGAAGAAATTGTAAAAAATACAAAAGGGTCTGTTGACGTAGAAACAGAGGCACAATCAGGAAAATTACAACTAAAAATAACCCCTAAAAAAGAAGTTTTAGCTAAGTACAACATCAAACCCGAGGAGCTGTTGTCTATAGTTGGTAGATACTTTACAGGTTATGAAGCAAACTACTTAAAACAAGGTTTAATAACTTTTCCTATCATTCTTAGACTTCCACAAGATACCATAAACAGCATTGAAAAACTGTCTCAAATTCCAATAACAACAAAAGATGGTTATCTTTTGAGCTTATCAGAGTTGGCTGATATAGAGATTACAGAAGGTTTCTTTAAAATAAGACATGAAAATGGCTTAAGATACGCTTTAGTTCAATCAAACCTTGAAGGAAGAGACCTTGGAGGATTTATACAAGAACTTAAACTGAAAATAGAAAAAGAAGTCAAACTTCCTCAAGGGTACTTTATACAGTTTTCTGGGCAGTTTGAAAATCAAGAAAGAGCAATGAAAAAACTTTCAATAATCATTCCTATCGTTATACTTTTGATTTTTATGATCCTTTACTTAAACTATAACTCTATAAAAGATGCCTTAATAGTTATACTAAATGTTCCATTTGCTACTATCGGAGGAATAATCTCTTTATATTTATCAGGTTTTAATTTATCTGTTCCTGCTGCGATAGGATTTATAGCAGTTTTTGGAATAGCCACTTTAAACGGAGTAGTTTTAATATCCTACATAAGGCAACTTATAGCCGAAGGAAGAAACATAGACGATGCTATTAACTTAGCCACAAAACTAAGGCTCCGTCCTATACTAATAACAGCAACAGCTGCATCTTTAGGACTACTTCCGATACTGTTTAGTGGAGATATTGGTTCAGAAACTCAAAAACCAATAGCAATTGTCGTTATAGGCGGAATTTTCACTTCTACAATGCTAACTTTACTTATCCTTCCAGTTGTTTATAGAATGTTCAACAGGGGCTAA
- a CDS encoding recombination protein O N-terminal domain-containing protein, translated as MYTLFKDQAIVLKRTFVGEKDLSLTVYTKKLGKESIFIQNGQLIKNLPIVSLTEFNWFSGVFFKIKDKLYINEIDNFKNVAIEIVKDYNRFLSAYNVISWIYSFAPHQDEKIFILLKKTLYYLTLTNDTDLLELSFLVRLMYLNGELNLNIIDLENQEKELLIHLLKTPISQISSISNKENINLQKIKEKLLSFAHSL; from the coding sequence TTGTACACACTTTTCAAAGACCAAGCCATAGTCTTAAAAAGAACATTTGTTGGAGAAAAAGATTTAAGTTTAACTGTTTACACAAAAAAGTTAGGTAAAGAAAGTATTTTTATTCAAAACGGACAACTGATAAAAAATTTACCGATAGTATCCCTAACAGAGTTTAACTGGTTTTCTGGTGTTTTTTTCAAGATAAAAGACAAACTTTATATAAACGAGATTGATAATTTTAAAAATGTTGCTATTGAAATTGTAAAAGATTATAACAGATTTTTATCAGCTTATAATGTTATTAGCTGGATTTATAGTTTTGCTCCTCATCAAGATGAGAAAATTTTTATACTCCTAAAAAAAACTTTATATTATCTTACTTTAACAAACGACACTGATTTGTTAGAACTTTCATTTTTAGTAAGACTTATGTATTTAAACGGCGAACTAAATTTAAACATTATTGACCTTGAAAATCAGGAAAAAGAACTGTTAATTCATCTTTTGAAAACTCCCATCTCACAAATCTCTTCTATCTCAAATAAAGAAAATATTAACCTTCAAAAAATAAAAGAGAAGCTCCTGTCTTTTGCTCACTCTTTATAA